In one window of Drosophila innubila isolate TH190305 chromosome 2L unlocalized genomic scaffold, UK_Dinn_1.0 4_B_2L, whole genome shotgun sequence DNA:
- the LOC117780159 gene encoding uncharacterized protein LOC117780159 isoform X3, protein MDLPSMVQRSGDTLIVRSVVSGNQLYMEQGHNVNSNSGNNKNNNNNSSMHSNNTSPALSNVASTSPTVTTSALEQQLERFRLQQLLQQQQQQAVVAAAAVVNSVQQQQQQQQQPHVVLSLDAKEEGLPQCKIKRNYSCNHCAYFTQNPRYHLTHLRDVHGEKIVINKCKLCLYASRHFQKLVRHMKMVHGCTDGIPSGHGQARGKRGMSREARKRRLEESVGVIGGQSLAHSVPDMPTLEQVKRELQLQEQKLQRDIEAYKQRQREELQQREQQREQQLELVSNYERQFQATLRDLDARESYERQSSPAEPPTPSPSGSATPPPALSSGGEEPQNRLLKCSACEFTTLYRTQLRSHELAEHGKTKFFRCDKCSYVTHIKARFSKHVKYHSMPMIKCVTCDFRTPYKWNLDRHMKNHGGAGAFKCAACDFTADIKQSLTVHEMNHHVPPVGNAGSIWPRRQNKVGASEMCDDFLSDSAELEDQYNNNNLDDDLEDGDGGALSGEEHYGKRSKYEEDEEPTDLSQKGGCSSDTSSVGTATPRAKRPMPNLIPISKSPKDVLNLSKDTNASRSSLTEIASMFFNEKQISEMLDKSDVPQLSPATTITSQASSRSLLAKKGGSFFDKLKTGAQHDNLICQCGHVAKYLSESIIHGKSCQSSAVVIEDDDAALHEDDADDRLEIDEDDEDRQSHSALNLSVSGSTRCQHCRHRCKSSTDLLHHLAQCAEAIRCANEMYDSNSGESGERRSDAHSLQQQAAVQQQRVCIWNKAAKEIAAAVVHQDKTNLLTKSPGSQAVSNEENSYYGVETAPGYGEVTKKMTPEEEAANSSLKKVYKCPHCSFWASTASRFHVHIVGHLNKKPFECSLCSYRSNWRWDITKHIRLKTIRDPSHKTAKVLMNDETGRRNYTKYNKYITLMKVTEEDGDPKLMKSGEMTPNQVASLAFLKDYQKVGVGAGHDITLEPISPNKSTSLDETQLADNLIRLPLLATMMNAAMAKQQHQQHQQLEQQQQEQHHSTMITPSVTISPVKRTHQAPPGKPSDDLITEVHQEGSEKKTFYRCRKCNFRHHNRDAVLAHVKIHYQESCFPKGSSSGSSTSPLQVSVSSNQQLYMNKVFAAMCLSQPSPTSGTNNNNSNCGNGQQQHSLIPAGLLQRAIQEAQHSPTPNASALSGLALALAGGKCPSTVTVGGGSSTATPKANAASILEHGEQKASQNERHCRLKHSGDIRIETLERSCNNNNSAATPIYRPQGAAASNESQAQHLSNNNNSIYNNNNNNNNKLSNNNNNSNLLSSKQLEQLLHSPLSASAAAVVNAASTPQDLQAAAAYWAAACKAVNAVASGSAEELLQLQQNDQIEITRLPAAAAATTTSSNTAQDLPNSNNSNNNNTKSKQQKCPVCPYISESKSQMNYHVSLHKPTQYECPLCTFVCAKKQHLSSHMRSVHQQQQLSSAGAGTGAGTGASGPNSQLGLDFSVALQLAAAKQIQQLPPSAPLAIDLSQLQLEESSSAQLQAQQQLPPEYQYKLISYCPRCPARFAQKHNDERNAKLELEQHLAEHAPSELESDEVHICAYCEYRAGAETLLQLHRAVHMSHYQEKCQQLYRNCKEDIMYPAPKLLQIAGPETIWVVDNELGAQLLRQTTVNSSTNLGGNYDGQNSLLKKQLESGNGGGGAIVREQTPPKAQEAEEDEERQSSTTPSTSASVATSDLAADGSSDDAGSVDMPQSAPAPQRCQHCPYETEQHEQLQQHLQKHACLNPPAEQAQQCAHCDYYAVEEAELEEHTAVHFNASEKLKSVEFFTCYDKLEISVEQEPEVEQLNEDSKQPEHNNNQDNVINANVQQSENEEEIEPELEPEPEPEPVKKPSTKLILYKTDGELSVKPSLLEERSENISDRLRRRSLRGNAAGTPTVPTAPTSPMEETDKMILVNPKSGKVIYRK, encoded by the exons ATGGACTTGCCCTCGATGGTGCAACGTTCTGGAGATACGTTGATAGTGCGCAGCGTTGTCAGCGGCAATCAACTCTACATGGAGCAGGGACACAatgtcaacagcaacagcggtaacaacaaaaacaacaacaacaacagcagcatgcacagcaacaacacatcGCCGGCGCTGAGCAATGTTGCATCCACATCGCCAACAGTGACAACAAGCGCATTGGAACAGCAATTGGAGCGTTTTCGCTTGCAAcagttgttgcaacagcagcaacaacaggcggtagtggcagctgctgctgtggtaaacagcgtgcaacaacaacagcaacaacagcaacagccacatgTGGTGCTCTCACTTGATGCCAAGGAGGAGGGCTTGCCACAGTGCAAGATCAAGCGTAATTATAGTTGCAACCACTGTGCTTACTTCACACAGAATCCACGCTACCATTTGACGCATCTACGAGATGTGCACGGCGAGAAGATTGTGATCAACAAGTGCAAGCTGTGTCTTTATGCCTCCCGCCACTTTCAGAAGCTGGTGCGCCACATGAAGATGGTGCACGGTTGCACCGACGGCATTCCCAGCGGTCACGGGCAGGCGCGTGGCAAGCGTGGCATGAGTCGTGAGGCACGGAAGCGGCGACTGGAGGAGAGTGTTGGTGTCATCGGTGGACAATCGTTGGCGCATTCTGTGCCAGATATGCCaacgttggagcaggtcaaacgtgagttgcagttgcaggaGCAGAAGCTGCAACGCGACATCGAAGCCTACAAGCAGCGGCAACGCGAAGAGTTGCAACAACGGGAGCAACAACGGGAGCAACAGCTCGAACTCGTCTCCAACTACGAAAGACAATTCCAAGCGACGTTGCGGGATCTCGACGCACGGGAGTCCTACGAACGCCAATCGTCGCCAGCGGAGCCACCGACACCGTCGCCAAGTGGTTCGGCCACGCCACCACCGGCCCTATCATCGGGTGGAGAGGAGCCACAGAACCGTCTGCTCAAGTGCAGCGCCTGCGAGTTCACCACCCTCTATCGCACCCAATTGCGTTCCCACGAGCTCGCCGAGCACGGCAAGACCAAGTTCTTCCGCTGCGACAAGTGCAGCTATGTGACCCACATCAAGGCCAGATTCAGCAAGCATGTCAAGTATCATTCAATGCCCATGATCAAGTGCGTCACTTGCGATTTTCGCACACCCTACAAATGGAATCTGGACAGGCATATGAAGAATCATGGAGGAGCTGGCGCTTTCAAGTGTGCCGCTTGTGATTTCACCGCTGACATTAAGCAATCGCTGACCGTCCACGAGATGAATCATCATGTGCCACCAGTGGGTAATGCCGGCTCCATTTGGCCAAGAAGACAGAACAAAGTTGGAGCTAGCGAGATGTGCGATGATTTTCTCAGTGATTCAGCTGAACTGGAGGAtcaatataacaacaacaatttggacGATGATCTGGAGGATGGCGATGGTGGTGCATTGAGCGGTGAGGAGCATTATGGCAAACGGAGCAAATACGAGGAGGATGAAGAGCCAACAGATCTTTCGCAGAAGGGCGGTTGCTCCTCAGACACATCCAGTGTGGGCACCGCCACACCGCGGGCCAAGCGACCAATGCCCAATCTTATTCCCATCAGCAAAAGTCCCAAGGA CGTGCTGAACCTGTCCAAGGACACAAATGCCTCTCGCAGCTCGCTGACAGAGATAGCCTCCATGTTCTTCAATGAGAAACAAATCTCCGAGATGCTGGACAAGTCGGATGTGCCACAATTGTCACCTGCGACGACGATCACCTCGCAGGCATCGTCGCGCAGTCTGTTGGCCAAGAAGGGAGGCTCCTTCTTCGACAAGCTAAAGACGGGAGCACAGCATGATAATCTGATCTGTCAGTGTGGACATGTGGCCAAGTATCTATCCGAATCGATAATACACGGCAAGAGTTGTCAGTCCTCAGCTGTTGTGATTGAGGATGACGATGCAGCGTTGCATGAGGATGATGCGGATGATCGTTTGGAGATCGACGAAGACGATGAGGATCGTCAATCGCATTCGGCATTGAACTTGAGTGTTTCTGGATCGACACGCTGTCAACACTGTCGACATCGCTGCAAATCCTCCACCGATCTGTTGCATCATCTGGCCCAATGTGCGGAGGCCATAAGATGTGCCAACGAGATGTATGACTCGAATTCCGGAGAAAGCGGTGAGCGTCGATCCGATGCGCATTCGTTGCAACAACAGGCGGCGGTGCAACAGCAACGTGTCTGCATTTGGAACAAGGCGGCTAAGGAAATTGCAGCCGCTGTGGTGCATCAGGATAAAACAAATCTGTTGACCAAATCACCAGGCAGTCAGGCTGTCAGCAATGAGGAGAATAGCTACTATGGCGTGGAGACAGCACCCGGCTACGGTGAG GTAACCAAAAAGATGACGCCCGAGGAGGAGGCAGCCAATTCTTCGCTGAAGAAGGTCTACAAGTGTCCACATTGCAGTTTCTGGGCCTCAACAGCATCCCGCTTTCATGTCCACATCGTGGGACATTTAAATAAGAAGCCTTTTGAGTGCTCTCTCTGCTCATATCGTTCCAATTGGCGTTGGGATATTACCAAGCATATCCGGCTAAAGACCATCCGAGATCCCTCGCACAAGACGGCCAAGGTCCTGATGAACGATGAGACCGGCAGGCGTAATTATACCAAGTACAACAAGTACATCACCCTGATGAAAGTCACTGAAGAGGATGGCGATCCCAAGCTCATGAAATCGGGTGAAATGACACCCAATCAGGTGGCATCGTTGGCCTTCCTGAAGGACTACCAGAAGGTCGGTGTTGGCGCTGGCCATGACATCACCCTAGAGCCCATATCACCCAACAAATCCACCAGCTTGGACGAAACACAACTGGCGGATAATCTGATTAGATTGCCATTACTGGCAACCATGATGAATGCAGCAATGGCcaagcaacagcatcagcaacatcagcagctggagcaacagcaacaggaacagcaTCATTCAACGATGATTACACCATCAGTGACCATATCTCCTGTGAAAAGGACACATCAAGCGCCGCCTGGCAAACCCAGCGATGATCTCATCACTGAAGTGCATCAGGAGGGCAGCGAGAAGAAGACCTTCTACAGATGCCGCAAGTGCAATTTCAG ACATCACAATCGGGATGCAGTGCTGGCCCATGTGAAGATCCACTATCAGGAGTCGTGCTTCCCGAAGGGTTCATCGTCTGGCAGCAGCACATCACCATTGCAGGTGTCGGTTAGTTCGAATCAACAGCTCTATATGAACAAAGTATTTGCCGCGATGTGCCTATCGCAACCATCTCCGACGTCGggaactaacaacaacaacagcaattgtgGCAAtggccagcagcaacattccCTTATACCAGCTGGCCTGTTGCAGCGTGCCATTCAAGAGGCACAACACTCACCCACACCCAATGCTAGTGCTTTGAGTGGTCTCGCCTTGGCGTTGGCAGGTGGCAAGTGTCCATCAACGGTAACAGTTGGTGGAGGAAGCTCGACAGCAACGCCTAAAGCAAATGCCGCCTCCATATTAGAGCACGGTGAGCAGAAAGCGAGTCAAAATGAG CGGCATTGTCGCTTAAAGCATTCCGGGGATATTCGGATCGAGACCCTTGAGcgaagttgcaacaacaacaacagcgctgccacgcccatttaCCGTCCACAGGGCGCTGCCGCCAGCAATGAGTCCCAAGCCCAACAcctaagcaacaacaacaacagcatctataacaacaacaacaacaacaacaataaattgagcaacaacaataataatagcaatttGTTGAGCAGCAAACAATTGGAGCAACTGTTGCATTCACCGCTCTCCGCCAGCGCCGCCGCTGTGGTGAATGCGGCAAGTACGCCGCAGGATCTGCAAGCGGCCGCTGCCTATTGGGCCGCTGCCTGTAAAGCCGTTAAcgctgtggcaagtggcagtgCCGAGgagttgttgcaactgcaacagaatGATCAAATCGAGATCACACGTTTAccggctgctgctgcagcaacaacaacttcatcCAACACGGCACAGGATTtgcccaacagcaacaacagcaacaacaacaatacgaaGAGCAAGCAACAAAAGTGTCCCGTTTGTCCATATATATCGGAGAGTAAATCCCAGATGAATTACCATGTCTCGTTGCACAAACCCACACAATACGAGTGTCCACTCTGCACCTTTGTCTGTGCCAAGAAGCAACATTTGAGCAGCCACATGAGAAGTgtccaccaacaacaacaattgagttCGGCAggagctggaactggagcAGGAACTGGAGCAAGTGGCCCCAACTCGCAACTGGGCTTGGATTTCAGTGTGGCCCTTCAGCTGGCGGCAGCCAAGCAAATCCAACAATTGCCGCCGTCGGCTCCTCTGGCCATCGATTTGAGTCAACTGCAGCTGGAGGAGAGCTCCTCGGCGCAGTTGCaggcacagcagcagctgccacctGAATATCAATACAAATTGATCAGTTACTGTCCACGTTGTCCGGCACGTTTCGCCCAGAAGCATAATGATGAGCGGAATGCCAAGCTGGAACTGGAGCAACATCTGGCGGAACATGCGCCCAGCGAGCTGGAGTCGGATGAGGTGCACATTTGTGCCTACTGCGAGTATCGTGCTGGTGCAGAAACTCTGCTCCAACTGCATCGAGCGGTGCACATGTCGCACTACCAGGAGAAGTGCCAACAATTGTATCGAAACTGCAAGGAGGATATCATGTATCCGGCGCCTAAATTGCTACAAATTGCCGGACCCGAAACCATTTGGGTTGTGGACAATGAATTGGGCGCTCAACTGCTGCGACAGACGACCGTCAACTCCTCCACGAATCTTGGTGGCAACTATGATGGCCAGAACTctttacttaaaaaacaactGGAGTCGGGTAATGGCGGTGGTGGGGCAATTGTGCGGGAACAGACGCCTCCGAAGGCGCAGGAAGCCGAAGAGGATGAGGAACGTCAGAGTAGTACCACACCATCGACAAGTGCTTCAGTGGCAACCAGTGATTTGGCTGCCGATGGCAGCAGCGATGATGCTGGTTCCGTGGATATGCCACAGTCGGCGCCAGCGCCACAACGTTGCCAGCATTGTCCCTACGAGACGGAGCAACatgagcaactgcagcagcattTACAGAAGCATGCTTGCCTTAATCCGCCAGCCGAGCAGGCACAGCAGTGTGCCCACTGTGACTATTATGCTGTGGAGGAGGCGGAGCTGGAGGAGCACACGGCGGTGCATTTTAATGCGAGTGAGAAACTTAAATCCGTCGAGTTCTTTACATGCTACGATAAGCTGGAAATAAGTGTGGAACAGGAACCGGAAGTGGAGCAACTCAATGAGGACAGCAAACAGCCGGAGCATAACAATAACCAGGACAATGTCATTAATGCCAATGTACAGCAGTCGGAGAACGAGGAGGAGATTGAGCCGGAGTTGGAGCCGGAGCCGGAGCCTGAACCTGTCAAGAAACCCAGCACAAAGCTCATACTCTACAAAACGGATGGCGAGTTGAGTGTGAAGCCATCGCTCCTCGAGGAGCGCAGCGAGAATATCAGCGATCGTTTGCGACGTCGCAGTTTGCGTGGAAATGCAGCTGGCACGCCCACGGTGCCGACAGCGCCCACATCGCCAATGGAGGAGACGGACAAAATGATACTGGTCAATCCCAAGTCGGGCAAAGTCATTTACAGAAAGTAA